The Rosa rugosa chromosome 1, drRosRugo1.1, whole genome shotgun sequence genomic sequence ATTCAGTGAAGAGTATAAAGAAGGGGTTAGATCTTTTATGGAGGTTGCAAAACATCATGTGAATGAGAGGAATGAGACAATATGTCCCTGCATGGAGTGCTTGAATAAACGTTGGCAGCCTCTTCATGTTGCTCATGTCCATTTGCTGCATCATGGAATGTCAATTGCATATATGAAATGGACTGATCATGGAGAACACGGAGATACATTGACCACCGAGAGTGATGAGCTAATTGACGAACCCAATAGTTTATTTAACATGATTGGTGATCTATTCCCTACTGAAAATGTTGGTGATCAACATATCATGAGGGATGAAGATGATATAATGATGGATGTAGATAATGCATCAAGGGATGAAGAGGAAACAATACATGAAATTCATTTAGAGGGTGATGATAATGAATATAACAGTAATTATGAGAAGTTATTGTTGGAAGCTCAATGTGAACTGTACCCTGGTTGCACAGAGCACACAGTATTGTCATTTGTTGTGGAGTTACTTAAATGCAAAGTTGAGAATCTGTGGACCAACAAATCAGTTGATACGCTGTTAAAAATGATGAAGAGGACTCATCCTAAGCCCAACAATATTCCTGATTCCTACTATGGCTGCAAGAAGGTATTAAAAGGCATTGGGATGGGGTATGAAAAGATCCATGTTTGTAAGTATGATTGCGCCTTGTTTTATAAGGAGCATGCTGATAAGGATAAATGTCATGTTTGTAATGAACCGCGATATAAGAACAATGAAAgtcagaagaaaaagaaggttcCTCATAAAGTGTTGAGGTATTTCCCATTAGTGCCGAGGTTAAAGAGATTATTCATGTCGAGACACACTGCAAGAGATATGAGGTGGTATAAAGAAAAATGTCGGGATGAAAAGGGAAAGTTAAGACATCCGGCAGATTCTGTTGCTTGGAAAGAATTTGACAAAATGTATCCCGACTTTGCTGCAGACCCACGTAATGTCAGATTAGGCCTTGCTAGTGATGGGTTTAATCCATTTGGAAATATGAGTACATCTTATAGTACATGGCCTGTGGTGATTATTCCTTATAACTTGCCTCCATGGATGTGCATGAAAAAACCTCTCTCTCTGCTGACTTTGTTAATCCCTGGACCACGAGCCCCAGGTCGGGACATGGATGTGTTTCTTCGTCCATTGATTGATGAGCTTAAGGAGTTGTGGGAAAAAGGGGTTGAAACCTATGATAAGATGACTGAGTCTTTATTTAATCTACGTGCAGCTGTGATGTGGACAATAAACGATTTTCCAGCCTATGCAAACTTATCTGGTTGGAGCACAAAAGGTTTCTTAGCGTGCCCAATTATCAATAAACATACACCATACAAGAAGCTGACAAACAAGATTGGATATATTGGACATCGTTGCTTTTTGCCTATGAACCATCCATAGCGAAAAGATACTAATAAAGACACGTTTgatgggaagagagagatgagGCCTCCACCTAAAGAGTTATCTGGAGATGatatcactacaccaatttcggaatcagacaacacatatcagacgacagcaaacattttaactgtcgtctgaattattcagacgacagcaagaaatattctgttgtctaagttttcgaatccaacaacagttttttttttgctcttgtgcaatagcatttcagacaatggttgatttttttgatgttgtctgaatgaattaattcagacaacagttattatgtgatgttgtccaaggttgattaacacaatggtggataaaagatgttgtctgattttttttaatcagacaacagttattacttctctgttgtgcaattactcttaatacaatggttgaaaaatatgtcgtctgattgttttgattcacacaacagttttttagtTGTCTATTGTGTGACTTTGTTTTAGACAATGTACTGAAATTGatattgatgttgtctgaattttagGGTTCAATAATTTGCTCAGCCCGCCTAATTTTTTGGTCGAAAGTTAAACTTCCCACTTTTTCTTCCCACACATATTCGCACTGCAATTTTGCTCGGCCCGCCTCTATTTTTCAgttgacctctctctctctctcgctgtgCATCTCTTCCCACCGAGACTCTCATCCTCTCAGCAACGTCGTCGCCGTCGTCTCTCCCCAAACCCCCAACCTAGCCTCTGTCCCTAGACGCCTCCGACCCCCTTCACGATGCCATTGAGGAGCTCCAGCGCCGCCATCGCACCAATGTTGCGTGTGCCTCGCAGCACCACCAACCCAGCGACCACGCGAACGACCTTTATCAATGGTAGAGCCTCCGGTATGCTCGCTACCTGCGTCATTCAACCCATCGATATCATCAAGGTGAGTGTTGAAATTCATCAAGATTGTAATTTTTGTGAGATTTGGATTGGACCCATCCTTACATGGGTGACACGAAATCTCTGCTACTCTTAATTGAAGGCATATCTGTTAAGCAGATATAATAACAGATATGGTTGTCTGTGTAATGGTTTGGGTTGATTTCTGGAAATTGTGTCCCCGATTTGCTTGGTTTAGACCTATGCGGATTCTAAGTCATTTTCCAAAACCTATCAAACTAATTACAGGACAAAATTAGAGCACTCAGGCTaggaatttattttcataaatgattTTTCAGTGTTTTCGTGAACTGGTTTTTCAGTCGTTTCTGAATTTCATGTTTTTGATGCAACACTCATTAGGACTTAAGAAAATACCCTTGGTTTTGCCTTTGGGATTTTCTTTGACTAGATAATTTGGACAGGTCCAGTAACTTTTAAGTTTGGAAATTACAATGGGAGCCTACCAGCAGTTCTTGACAATCCATTTCGATGGACAAAGGTACTGTATTGTAAAAGCTTGTCAACTTTATCTTATTTTAAGTAGTTTCCTTCATACAAACCTCTCTGTTACATCCGGatgattattttttttcagGACGTCAGCATGATATACATAGATGCACCTGTTGGTGCTTGAT encodes the following:
- the LOC133726626 gene encoding uncharacterized protein LOC133726626, which gives rise to MRDEDDIMMDVDNASRDEEETIHEIHLEGDDNEYNSNYEKLLLEAQCELYPGCTEHTVLSFVVELLKCKVENLWTNKSVDTLLKMMKRTHPKPNNIPDSYYGCKKVLKGIGMGYEKIHVCKYDCALFYKEHADKDKCHVCNEPRYKNNESQKKKKVPHKVLRYFPLVPRLKRLFMSRHTARDMRWYKEKCRDEKGKLRHPADSVAWKEFDKMYPDFAADPRNVRLGLASDGFNPFGNMSTSYSTWPVVIIPYNLPPWMCMKKPLSLLTLLIPGPRAPGRDMDVFLRPLIDELKELWEKGVETYDKMTESLFNLRAAVMWTINDFPAYANLSGWSTKGFLACPIINKHTPYKKLTNKIGYIGHRCFLPMNHP